In the genome of Micromonospora sp. Llam0, the window GTAAGTACCTGGGTGTGGTGCACTTCCAGCGGCTGCTGCGGGAGCCGCCGGCGGAACTGCTCGGCGGGGTGGTGGACAGCGGCATCGACCCGTTGCAGCCGGAGACGCCGCTGCTGGAGATCACCCGACGGATGGCGACCTACGACCTGGTGGCGATGCCGGTGGTCGACGCGACGAACCGGCTGGTCGGCGCGGTGACCGTGGACGACGTGCTGGACCATTCGCTGCCGGCGGACTGGCGGGACCGGGACACCCCGCTCGACGACGGGAGCGCAGATGGCTGAGCACCGCCGGACCGTACGTCTGGACCAGCCGCGCGATCCTGGCCGGCTGTCGCTGCCCCGCTACGACCCGGAGGCGTTCGGGCAGTGGGCCGAGGCGATCGCCCGGTTCATGGGCACCGCCCGGTTCCTGGTCTACATGACGGTCTTCGTCGTCGGCTGGATCGCCTGGAACACCCTCGCCCCGGCGGACCTGCGCTTCGACCCGTACACCTTCACGTTCCTGACCCTGATGTTGTCGGTCCAGGCCTCGTACGCGGCGCCGCTGATCCTGCTGGCGCAGAACCGGCAGGCCGACCGGGACCGGGTCTCGCTGGAGGAGGACCGGCGGCGCGCGGCGATGCAG includes:
- a CDS encoding DUF1003 domain-containing protein is translated as MAEHRRTVRLDQPRDPGRLSLPRYDPEAFGQWAEAIARFMGTARFLVYMTVFVVGWIAWNTLAPADLRFDPYTFTFLTLMLSVQASYAAPLILLAQNRQADRDRVSLEEDRRRAAMQKADTEYLAREIASLRVAVGEVATRDFLRSELSRLAEELDEQAYRRHRLDRRPVEGPQPPDSRPDLPPDGTAAAGQ